The following proteins come from a genomic window of Miscanthus floridulus cultivar M001 chromosome 2, ASM1932011v1, whole genome shotgun sequence:
- the LOC136540404 gene encoding T-complex protein 1 subunit gamma-like isoform X1, which produces MALHAPVLVLKDSLKRETGAKVHQSNIQAAKAVADIIRTTLGPRSMLKMLLDAGGGIVVTNDGNAILREIDIAHPAAKSMIELSRTQDEEVGDGTTSVIVLAGEMLHVAQAFIDKNYHPTVIFRAYTKALDDAIAVLDKIAMPVDVNDRGAMLGLVKSSIGTKFTGQFGDLIADLAIDATTTAGVDLGQGMREVDIKKYIKVEKVPGGQLEDSRVLKGVMINKDVVAPGKMRRKIVNPRIILLDCPVEYKKGENQTNAELVKEEDWQVLLEMEEEYIKNLCAQILKFKPDLVITEKGLSDLAIHYLSKAGVSAIRRLRKTDNNRIAKACGAVIVNRPEELQESDVGTGAGLFEVKKIGDEFFAFIVDCKDPKACTVLLRGASKDVLNEVERNLQDAMSVARNILKNPKLLPGGGATELTVSATLKQKSSSVEGVEKWPYEAAALAFEAIPRTLAQNCGLNVIRIMTQLQGKHANGENAWVGIDGRSGDIVDMKERKIWDSYSVKAQTFKTAIEAACMLLRIDDIVSGIKKKQAPGASAPKQPQIETEGDADNEQMIPE; this is translated from the exons ATGGCGCTTCACGCCCCGGTCCTCGTGCTGA AGGACTCGCTGAAGCGGGAGACTGGCGCGAAGGTTCACCAATCCAACATCCAGGCGGCCAAG GCTGTTGCTGACATCATACGCACCACATTAGGTCCCAGATCCATGCTGAAAATGCTTCTGGATGCTGGTGGAG GTATTGTGGTTACTAATGATGGTAATGCTATTTTGAGGGAAATAGACATCGCACACCCTGCTGCCAAG TCTATGATTGAACTAAGTCGTACACAGGAtgaagaagttggtgatggcACTACATCTGTCATTGTTCTAG CTGGAGAGATGCTACACGTTGCACAGGCATTCATTGACAAGAACTACCATCCAACTGTTATTTTCCGAG CATACACCAAAGCGCTTGATGATGCTATTGCTGTACTTGACAAAATTGCAATGCCTGTCGATGTGAATGATC GTGGGGCAATGCTAGGCCTTGTGAAGAGCTCCATTGGTACAAAATTCACTGGCCAGTTTGGTGACCTTATTGCT GACCTTGCTATCGATGCTACGACAACTGCAGGCGTTGACCTTGGTCAGGGTATGCGTGAAGTTGATATCAAGAAATACATTAAAGTTGAAAAGGTTCCTGGTGGTCAGTTGGAGGATTCTAGAGTCCTTAAAGGAGTTATGATCAATAAGGATGTTGTGGCTCCTGGAAAAATGAGGAGAAAGATTGTTAACCCCCGTATCATCCTGTTGGACTGCCCTGTTGAGTATAAGAAAGGAGAAAATCAGACCAACGCTGAGTTGGTGAAGGAAGAAGATTG GCAGGTTCTGCTAGAGATGGAGGAAGAATACATAAAGAACCTGTGCGCTCAAATTCTAAAATTCAAGCCTGATTTAGTAATCACAGAGAAAGGGCTCAGTGATCTCGCTATCCATTATTTGAGCAAGGCTGGTGTTAGTGCAATCCGTAGACTTAGGAAAACTGACAACAACAGGATTGCTAAAGCTTGTGGAGCAGTCATAGTGAACAGGCCTGAGGAGCTCCAAGAATCTGATGTGGGAACAGGAGCTGGCCTGTTTGAGGTCAAGAAGATAGGCGATGAATTCTTTGCCTTTATTGTTGACTGTAAAGATCCCAAGGCATGTACTGTTCTGTTGAGGGGAGCAAGCAAGGATGTATTGAATGAAGTTGAGAGAAACCTGCAG GATGCCATGTCCGTTGCAAGAAACATTTTGAAAAATCCAAAACTCCTTCCTGGAGGTGGTGCTACAGAGCTGACTGTGTCAGCAACACTGAAGCAAAAGAGTTCTTCAGTTGAAGGTGTGGAAAAG TGGCCCTATGAAGCTGCTGCTCTAGCATTTGAGGCAATTCCAAGGACTTTGGCCCAAAATTGCGGTTTGAATGTTATTAGGATAATGACACAACTTCAGGGAAAG CATGCTAATGGTGAAAATGCGTGGGTTGGCATTGATGGAAGGAGTGGTGATATTGTTGACATGAAAGAGCGAAAG ATCTGGGATTCATACAGCGTTAAAGCGCAGACGTTCAAGACAGCAATCGAGGCTGCTTGCATGCTTTTGAGAATCGATGACATTGTCAGCGGTATCAAGAAGAAGCAGGCTCCTGGAGCCTCAGCTCCAAAACAACCCCAAATTGAAACTGAGGGCGATGCTGACAATGAGCAGATGATCCCAGAGTAG
- the LOC136540404 gene encoding T-complex protein 1 subunit gamma-like isoform X2, which produces MIELSRTQDEEVGDGTTSVIVLAGEMLHVAQAFIDKNYHPTVIFRAYTKALDDAIAVLDKIAMPVDVNDRGAMLGLVKSSIGTKFTGQFGDLIADLAIDATTTAGVDLGQGMREVDIKKYIKVEKVPGGQLEDSRVLKGVMINKDVVAPGKMRRKIVNPRIILLDCPVEYKKGENQTNAELVKEEDWQVLLEMEEEYIKNLCAQILKFKPDLVITEKGLSDLAIHYLSKAGVSAIRRLRKTDNNRIAKACGAVIVNRPEELQESDVGTGAGLFEVKKIGDEFFAFIVDCKDPKACTVLLRGASKDVLNEVERNLQDAMSVARNILKNPKLLPGGGATELTVSATLKQKSSSVEGVEKWPYEAAALAFEAIPRTLAQNCGLNVIRIMTQLQGKHANGENAWVGIDGRSGDIVDMKERKIWDSYSVKAQTFKTAIEAACMLLRIDDIVSGIKKKQAPGASAPKQPQIETEGDADNEQMIPE; this is translated from the exons ATGATTGAACTAAGTCGTACACAGGAtgaagaagttggtgatggcACTACATCTGTCATTGTTCTAG CTGGAGAGATGCTACACGTTGCACAGGCATTCATTGACAAGAACTACCATCCAACTGTTATTTTCCGAG CATACACCAAAGCGCTTGATGATGCTATTGCTGTACTTGACAAAATTGCAATGCCTGTCGATGTGAATGATC GTGGGGCAATGCTAGGCCTTGTGAAGAGCTCCATTGGTACAAAATTCACTGGCCAGTTTGGTGACCTTATTGCT GACCTTGCTATCGATGCTACGACAACTGCAGGCGTTGACCTTGGTCAGGGTATGCGTGAAGTTGATATCAAGAAATACATTAAAGTTGAAAAGGTTCCTGGTGGTCAGTTGGAGGATTCTAGAGTCCTTAAAGGAGTTATGATCAATAAGGATGTTGTGGCTCCTGGAAAAATGAGGAGAAAGATTGTTAACCCCCGTATCATCCTGTTGGACTGCCCTGTTGAGTATAAGAAAGGAGAAAATCAGACCAACGCTGAGTTGGTGAAGGAAGAAGATTG GCAGGTTCTGCTAGAGATGGAGGAAGAATACATAAAGAACCTGTGCGCTCAAATTCTAAAATTCAAGCCTGATTTAGTAATCACAGAGAAAGGGCTCAGTGATCTCGCTATCCATTATTTGAGCAAGGCTGGTGTTAGTGCAATCCGTAGACTTAGGAAAACTGACAACAACAGGATTGCTAAAGCTTGTGGAGCAGTCATAGTGAACAGGCCTGAGGAGCTCCAAGAATCTGATGTGGGAACAGGAGCTGGCCTGTTTGAGGTCAAGAAGATAGGCGATGAATTCTTTGCCTTTATTGTTGACTGTAAAGATCCCAAGGCATGTACTGTTCTGTTGAGGGGAGCAAGCAAGGATGTATTGAATGAAGTTGAGAGAAACCTGCAG GATGCCATGTCCGTTGCAAGAAACATTTTGAAAAATCCAAAACTCCTTCCTGGAGGTGGTGCTACAGAGCTGACTGTGTCAGCAACACTGAAGCAAAAGAGTTCTTCAGTTGAAGGTGTGGAAAAG TGGCCCTATGAAGCTGCTGCTCTAGCATTTGAGGCAATTCCAAGGACTTTGGCCCAAAATTGCGGTTTGAATGTTATTAGGATAATGACACAACTTCAGGGAAAG CATGCTAATGGTGAAAATGCGTGGGTTGGCATTGATGGAAGGAGTGGTGATATTGTTGACATGAAAGAGCGAAAG ATCTGGGATTCATACAGCGTTAAAGCGCAGACGTTCAAGACAGCAATCGAGGCTGCTTGCATGCTTTTGAGAATCGATGACATTGTCAGCGGTATCAAGAAGAAGCAGGCTCCTGGAGCCTCAGCTCCAAAACAACCCCAAATTGAAACTGAGGGCGATGCTGACAATGAGCAGATGATCCCAGAGTAG